The region CTTCACTCAAAATCGCCCCTTCAGCTAAATTCCCAGCAATCTGAAACACTTGCCGTTGGTTAATCCGCTGAATTTCTCCCGGCGCTTCCCCGTTTTCAACGGTCGCTACATCTCCCAGACGGATTGGGCGGTTGTCTGCCACTAATAATGGCACTTGCTCTAACTGCGTCGAACGCTGCAACGTTTCCCGATTCAACTGCACCCGCACATCCACCAAGCGATCGCCTCGTTGCAACTGAGTTGGCACCGAACCTTCGATTGAAGTCTGAATAGTGTCTCCAATCTGCTGTGCTGTTAAACCAAATTCTGCCAAACGTTCCCAGTCCGGGCGAATCTGCACTTCCGGTTGCCGAGGGTCAGCATCCGGGCGGAAACGAGCTAAAGTGACACGCTCATCTAGGGCTTGCAGCACTTGACGTCCCGCTTGTTGCAGCTTTTGGGGGTCAGATCCTTGGAGGGGAATATCGATTTCTGCCCCCCGTACTGGCGAGTTCGTTAAGATAATACCCCGCACCTCACCGGGTCTCATTCGGAGGCGAATCCCCACTAAATTTAACTTTTCAAACTCCTTAGTGACACGCTGCACGAAGGTCTCAACCTCGCTACCGGGTTTGAGGGTAATTGTGCTAGAACCGCGCAAGGTATTTTCTGTTGTGTTGCTGCCAAACAGAGAGCCGCCTGAGGTGGTAAAGACATACTCGGTTTCTGGCTGTTGTAGGAGAAGCTCATCAACGATGCTCATCACCTTACGGTTGGTTTCTAAGGTGGTGCCGGGAGGAAATTGAGCCGACAATGTGGCTTGTCCCGTATTAATTCGCGGTAGGATTTCCTGAGGCACTTGACCGGCTAAAAATGCGCTACCTCCACCCAGAATCAAGAGGGCGATCGTAATCACCAACAACCGATAACGCAATGCCCAGCCTAGAGTGCGGGCATAAGCTAAAGTGGCGTCCTCAAAGCGACGGTTAAACTGCTGCAAGAGCCAAAACTGACTAATGCGACTCGACCAACGAATCGCTAGCAGTCTGGAAGTGAGCATAGGCACCACAGTTACAGCAACTAGAAGTGAGGCCATGATCGCAAAGCTAATCGTGAGAATTAGCTCGTTGAACAGCAACGAAAAAAAGCCACCAATGACGAGAAACGGCAGCACGGATACCAGGTTGGCTCCAGTGGCAGCCACCAGCGCGGATTCGACCTCCTGGCTACGTGCGATCGACTCCTGCCTGAATTCCTCAGGTGTCAAGCGGCGGCGTTGGTGCTGGCCTGGGGTCATGCCTGTCCCTTCAGAAATGTTCTCCAGGATGACTACGCTTGTATCGATCGCTTGACCAATCCCCAAGGCTAGACCCGCTAGACTGAACAAATTGAGAGACAAGCCAAACAGCTTCATCAAAATGATGGCCGTCAGCGTACACAAGGGGATAGTCAGAGAAATAATCAGCGTTTGTCGCAGGGAACCCAAAAACAACAATACCGCTCCTGCTGCCAGCAAGGCTCCAGAAATTCCCGAATTAGTGACATCCGCGAGCGAGTTGCGGATGAAGCGAGACTCATCTTGTGTAGAAACCAGTTGCATATCTTCGGGAATCAAGCCCGACTGCCGCAGTTGGTCGATGCGTTTTTTTACGCCCTCTACGACTTGAATTGTGTTGGCATCTGGCTGCTTGGTGATGCTGACCTTAACCGCCGGTTCCCCATTGAGGAAAACAAACACCCGTTGATCTTCGGTT is a window of Microcoleus sp. AS-A8 DNA encoding:
- a CDS encoding efflux RND transporter permease subunit, giving the protein MQNAGTSGFSISAIAIRKHIGTLMLTLTAIVLGVFFLTQIQVDLLPSITYPRIGVRLSAPGVSPEVAVEEITKPLEEALSATEGVVQIYSQTREGQVSLDLFFQPGGNIDQALNDATASFNRAQGRLPDIVEQPRLFKADPSQLPVYEFALRAPSLRDVDLRVFADEELSRELGVVPGVASVDVAGGVQEEVLVQIDPNRLQALGIGLTDVLDALEERNLDVSGGRLRGESSEPLTRTVGRFGDAQEIRNLSFEVNSTETSSNLQPSNLQPSNLQPSNPQPRVYLRDFAEVIDGTEDQRVFVFLNGEPAVKVSITKQPDANTIQVVEGVKKRIDQLRQSGLIPEDMQLVSTQDESRFIRNSLADVTNSGISGALLAAGAVLLFLGSLRQTLIISLTIPLCTLTAIILMKLFGLSLNLFSLAGLALGIGQAIDTSVVILENISEGTGMTPGQHQRRRLTPEEFRQESIARSQEVESALVAATGANLVSVLPFLVIGGFFSLLFNELILTISFAIMASLLVAVTVVPMLTSRLLAIRWSSRISQFWLLQQFNRRFEDATLAYARTLGWALRYRLLVITIALLILGGGSAFLAGQVPQEILPRINTGQATLSAQFPPGTTLETNRKVMSIVDELLLQQPETEYVFTTSGGSLFGSNTTENTLRGSSTITLKPGSEVETFVQRVTKEFEKLNLVGIRLRMRPGEVRGIILTNSPVRGAEIDIPLQGSDPQKLQQAGRQVLQALDERVTLARFRPDADPRQPEVQIRPDWERLAEFGLTAQQIGDTIQTSIEGSVPTQLQRGDRLVDVRVQLNRETLQRSTQLEQVPLLVADNRPIRLGDVATVENGEAPGEIQRINQRQVFQIAGNLAEGAILSEAIAQTNAVVASLELPDGVSVLPSSASETNRQLQDALKLLGGLAAFLVFVVMAVQYNSLIDPLVIMFTVPLALAGGLLGLYVTQTAIGATVLVGAILLVGIVVNIGILMIELANQIREKEDIDRQTAILKAAPQRLRPIMMTTITTVLGLFPLALGIGEGSEFLQPLGVVVFSGLSLATLLTLFIIPCFYVLLHEFPGGKKPRRQRRTVVDKKSLETVYHHSPD